Proteins from a single region of Synergistes jonesii:
- a CDS encoding Nif3-like dinuclear metal center hexameric protein, giving the protein MKLSDVTALIEKRMPKSWAKEWDNPGLAFGRLDSEVSRIALALDATPESVSDAAALGCRLLVAHHPIIFRPLRSIVDDTLTGRTLLCAAEKGVAIYAAHTNWDSSPEGVNCVLASLLALEGVEPLVCSQNGAWGMGAVGELPEPLLPASLEQLLHVRWRLYNFTFYGDSSNRVKKIALGGGACQEFWRDALAYGADCFITADVSYHVRQEALAAGLRLVSADHGEMERASLPALKKILEEETTIPVFLLEERKSPFEHWNGNQD; this is encoded by the coding sequence ATGAAGCTTTCAGATGTCACTGCGTTGATAGAAAAGAGGATGCCAAAGAGTTGGGCAAAGGAGTGGGACAATCCGGGGCTTGCTTTCGGCCGCCTCGATTCGGAGGTATCCCGCATAGCCCTTGCGCTCGACGCGACGCCTGAGAGCGTTTCAGATGCGGCGGCGCTCGGCTGCCGACTGCTCGTCGCGCACCACCCGATCATTTTCCGCCCGCTCAGGTCGATAGTGGACGATACCCTTACGGGCAGGACGCTTCTCTGCGCGGCGGAGAAGGGCGTCGCTATATACGCAGCCCATACGAACTGGGATTCGTCGCCCGAAGGCGTCAATTGCGTCCTCGCGTCGCTGCTCGCGCTTGAGGGCGTCGAGCCTCTCGTATGCTCGCAGAACGGAGCGTGGGGCATGGGCGCGGTAGGGGAACTGCCCGAGCCGCTTTTGCCGGCGAGTCTGGAGCAGCTTCTGCACGTGCGATGGCGTCTTTATAATTTTACTTTTTACGGCGACAGCAGTAATCGGGTCAAAAAGATCGCGCTCGGCGGCGGCGCGTGCCAGGAGTTCTGGCGCGACGCTCTTGCGTACGGCGCGGACTGCTTTATAACAGCGGACGTCTCCTACCACGTCAGGCAGGAGGCTTTGGCGGCCGGGCTGCGGCTCGTCTCCGCAGATCACGGCGAGATGGAGCGCGCGTCGCTTCCGGCTCTCAAAAAGATTCTTGAGGAGGAGACGACAATCCCCGTTTTTTTGCTTGAAGAGAGAAAATCCCCGTTCGAACACTGGAACGGGAATCAAGATTAA